The nucleotide window TTTGCTTGTCCGGTCCGTTCAGCGACTTTGGCACGAGGACGTTCGCTGGTGACAGCCGAGGTCGAAGGGAGGGGCGGCATCCGGCCACCTCCGCCCTTTGGAGGAGCGGCGTCTCAGCCGCCGACCGGCGTCTCCCCGGGTGATCTCAGGCATCGAGACGGGAGAGACGTTCTGCCGGCATCCCGTCGGCGCTGCTCAGGAGTGAGCGGCCGCGGCGTCCTTCGCCTCCGGTGCTCAGGCTGCGGCTTCGCCGGGGTCCTCGTCCTCCGGGGGGTGGACCCAAGTAGTACCGGGTGCGAGGTCGGCCCCTGTCTCCGCCTTGTACTGCGCCTGCTTTTCCTCGCTGGCGTTCTGACCCTCGGCGAGCTTCCGTAGGTGGGGCGTGGGTGACTGCCGAGGCTCGCCCGTGGTTTCAGTGACGGAGGTCTGCTCCTGATCCTCGGTGTCCTCCGGGACGCTCGGTTCCATGGAGTTCCTGGCGATCACGACAACGGCGGTCAGAGCCACGCTGCCGACAGCGCCGCCGACGGCGAGGATCTTCCCCCTGTGCTTCCTGTACAGGGCCTTCGTCCTCTCGGCGAAGGAGGTGGGCTCGCCGTCCTCGGGCGTGAAGTCAGTCACGCGCACACATCTACCGGACCCATCCCTCACCTGTCAGGCAATCAGCCGACATCGACTGATCAAGTTCAGTGGCGTGGCAGCTTCGCGAAGGTGGCCGACTGGGCGGAAGCCCGCCTTCTCGTAGGCCCGGATGCCGGCTGTGTTCGGGACGAGGACCTTGAGCCAGACCACGCGCAGGTTGGTGATGCGGAAGGCGTAGTCGAGGGTCAGGCGGGTGGCCTGGGTGCCGAGTCCGTGTCCGCGGGCTTCGGGGGCGGGCATGTCTGACGAGTCGCTGAGGGAAGGGGCGTGCGTTGCTCCCCCAGCGGCTGCCAGCTCGTCTGCCACTTCCATTTGCCGAGGGACGCGGGTCAGCCCGTGGGCGGGCACTCTGCTGCAGGGCTTTCGCTCGTACGCCCTGGGAAGTCGGAAGGCCGGGACGCCGTTTGTCGTCCCGGCCTCAGACCTGGCTTTCAGCGCAGACCGTACGCGTGGTTGTAAGGCGCTTCGGCGTCGGTGGCCCGGAGGAAGTGAGGCTGCTTCTTGGGCCTGCCGCCGCCCGTACGGCAAGCGACCCCAACCGGGGCGCCACAGTTGCGGCACTCCCAGTCAAGGGCTTCCGCCAGTCCCTGTGCCTTGATCTCGTCGAGCACCGCCCTGCGCTGCTTCCACCAGGCTTCCCTCTCGGGCCCTGTTGCCGATGGCTCCGAGTTTTGTAGCTGACGGAACGCTCGCTGGCGCTCGGGATCGGCGAGGGGGCCAGACAGGCGTTTGGTGACGACGGCGGCCTGGGCTTCCTTCTCACCCGCCTCAAGTTCCGCCTCCAAGGCGTCGACCCGCTGACGCAAGTGGTGCTCGAAGTCAGCCAGCGTCGCCTCAGGATGCGTTCCGGAGAAGTTCAAGGTCTCCAGGTGGAAAGCGCGCAGAATGCCGAGCGTGTGCTGCGCTCTGTGGTTGGTGAACTCGCGCATCGTGGTACCGGTGGTCCTCTCGTTTGGCGGCCGGGTGGGTGTTGAAGGCTCAGAGGTACCGGCCGAAGGCCGTCTCCAAGCGCTCGACGGCATCGTCGTGGGCACTCAAATGCGGCTGCATAACCCACAGGTCCTCGCGGAAGGGCTCGAACCCCAAGGACTGCCAGGTGCGTTGGGTGACCGCCTTCTCCCGTGCCTCCCGTGTCCTGTCGTCCCGTTCGTCGACGGGGATGTCGATCGGGTATGGATGTGTCGCCACGAGCGCCGCCTGGCTGGCCACCCAGCGGAGCATGCGGCCGATCAACAGTCGGCCGACGCCGCCCAGGCCACGCCAGGCCGGCGCGATCCGTGCCCGGTCGATGATGACGACGTGAGTGCCGCTCACCAGGCAGTCCTCCAGGTCGCCATGGAGGCCGAGTTCGCCGGACTTGTCGAAGAGGGGGGCGAAGTGCTCGTAGTCGGCGTCGCGCGAGTCCAGCGACGCGTAGATGTGGCCGATGCGCCACAGGTCCAGCGTGAGCCCGGACATGGAGAGGATCGTCAACTCCTGACGCTGGTCCTGCGAGGTCTGGGCTAGCGATATACCCGGGCCGAGGAGGCGGGCATTGTCGGCCACTGCCTCCTCGTCGTCCGGCTCCCACAGGGGCAGGACGGCACGGCAGCCCCATTCCAGCGTTGCCGGATCGTCGTGGGCGTCCGATGCGACAAGAGCTGCGGCGGAGTCGAAACGCAACTCCAGACGGTTCAGGCACGTCAGAAGCTCCGCCCCTGCGGGTGCGGCATCAGTCATGAGGTCAAACGCTAGCTACTGGTCCCGCTTTCTAAGGGGCGTTTCCTGATATCAGCGGCGCTCCTTTGCGCAATGGCGAGAGCCTTGGCCTTTCCTGGATCAATGGGCGCGCCGGGGAGTTGGCAAGTGGCCCAGATCACAGGCCATGCGTCCCACCGTCGGACCCGGGTGTCGACCGAGGTGGTGCGC belongs to Streptomyces sp. NBC_01454 and includes:
- a CDS encoding GNAT family N-acetyltransferase translates to MPAPEARGHGLGTQATRLTLDYAFRITNLRVVWLKVLVPNTAGIRAYEKAGFRPVGHLREAATPLNLISRCRLIA
- a CDS encoding zinc finger domain-containing protein, with translation MREFTNHRAQHTLGILRAFHLETLNFSGTHPEATLADFEHHLRQRVDALEAELEAGEKEAQAAVVTKRLSGPLADPERQRAFRQLQNSEPSATGPEREAWWKQRRAVLDEIKAQGLAEALDWECRNCGAPVGVACRTGGGRPKKQPHFLRATDAEAPYNHAYGLR